One part of the Mycobacterium marinum genome encodes these proteins:
- a CDS encoding acyl-ACP desaturase: MAQKPVANALTLELEPVVEQNMARHLDTEDIWFAHDFVPFDQGENFAFLGGRDWDPSQTTLPRLITDACEILLILKDNLAGRHRELVEHFILEDWWGRWLGRWTAEEHLHAIALREYLVVTREVDPVLNEDVRVQYVMKGYRAEKYTQVETLVYMAFYERSLVAFCRNLAAQIEEPVLAGMIDRIGRDEARHELFFANLVDHCLATRRDETIAAIAARAGDLQAPGADIDAYQDKLRDVAEAGIFGADQLKQVVSGRITEWGLAEEPALKQFVTG; this comes from the coding sequence ATGGCACAGAAACCTGTCGCTAATGCGCTGACCCTCGAACTTGAGCCCGTGGTCGAACAGAACATGGCTCGCCACCTCGACACCGAGGACATTTGGTTCGCCCACGACTTCGTACCCTTCGACCAGGGCGAGAACTTCGCCTTCCTCGGTGGACGTGACTGGGATCCCTCCCAGACGACGCTGCCCAGGCTGATCACCGATGCCTGCGAGATCCTGTTGATCCTCAAGGACAACCTGGCCGGCCGTCACCGCGAACTCGTCGAGCACTTCATTCTCGAGGACTGGTGGGGCCGTTGGCTGGGCAGATGGACAGCTGAGGAGCACCTGCACGCCATCGCTCTGCGCGAATACCTGGTGGTGACTCGCGAGGTCGACCCGGTCCTCAACGAAGATGTCCGCGTCCAGTACGTGATGAAGGGGTACCGGGCCGAGAAGTACACGCAGGTCGAAACTCTCGTGTACATGGCCTTCTACGAGCGCTCCCTGGTCGCCTTCTGCCGCAACCTCGCTGCCCAGATCGAGGAACCCGTCCTGGCCGGCATGATCGACCGGATCGGCCGTGACGAAGCGCGTCACGAGTTGTTCTTTGCCAATCTTGTGGACCACTGCCTGGCCACCCGCCGCGACGAGACGATCGCCGCGATTGCCGCCCGGGCCGGCGATCTGCAGGCCCCCGGTGCCGACATCGACGCCTACCAGGACAAACTGCGCGACGTTGCCGAGGCCGGAATCTTTGGCGCGGACCAGCTCAAGCAGGTTGTTTCGGGCCGCATCACCGAATGGGGATTGGCTGAGGAGCCTGCGCTCAAGCAGTTCGTGACGGGCTAG